Genomic DNA from Marinobacter sp. LV10MA510-1:
GCTCTGGCCAGAACCAATCATGGCGTGCATTTGCGCCACAATCACTACGTCTACCAGCTGCGGTTGCGGCTGATCGCTGGCATAGCCCCAGTCCTGAGCGTGGCGGGTCGCTTCTAGAAACGGTGCCGGAAACGCCCAGTTTTCCAGCACCGCGGTGCCAGTATCTGCGCGCAGCTCGGCGATGACTGCCAGTAAGCGATCTTCGTCATTAAACAAATGGGGATGATACTCGGCGTGCACCAGTATTGGCACCACGCCAATGTCGTGCAGCAGCCCGGCAAGCATGGCCTCCTCCGGATTGATTTTGGTCGCTTCATCAGCCAGCACCCAGCACAGCGCTGCCATCTCGCGGGAGTGCTGCCATAAACGCTCCATGTGTTTCTGCAGCACCGGCTGACGGCTCTTGAACACGTCACGCATGGCGAATACGGTCACTAGCTGACGGGTTGTTTTCATACCCAGACGCACCACTGTTTCGCGTACATTACGGACATCGTTAAAACCGCGATAAAGAGGGCTATTGCAGGCTCGCACCAGCTTTGCAGACATCGCCGGATCTGCCGATATAGCCATAGCAACCTGATCTACCCCAGTATCCTCTCGGTCTACCAGACGCCGCACTTTCCAGGCTACATCCGGCACGCTGGGCAGCTGAACCTGATTCGAGCGCAGCTCGGCATGGAATTCCATCAACAGCTGTTGCTGTTCGCTGCTGGCCTGGTCGCCATCACTGGCGTGCATTTCCACCTGGTTCACGGGCGCACGGCCCAGCATCTGCGCCAGAACATCCTGAGCGATGACCAAAAACTCACAGGGCTTTATCGCTTTCACGTCGTACATGCGCGGCTGCAAACGGGCGATGGGATTCTGCGCACGTTCGCTGCCGGCAGCGATGCGGCCGTGGCGACCGTCTTCGGACGTCAGCTCTACTTCTCCGGCCAACAGAAAAAACTCTTGGCCGTCACGGGCGCCGCGTTTCATGATGCTCTTACCGGCTTTAAACAGACAACGTTCGGCACGGCTAGCCAGCAGCACCAGCTGATCATCGGTTAGCCTGTTTAAAGGCTGGAAAGCTTTCAGCTGACGAAGTGACAGGCTTTCCTGACCTCCCATGAAGGTACTCCTCTGGCGCGTAATTTCTAAATAAAGGCGGTCTTATTACAGAGTGTAACCAGCGGTGCGCAAAACAACCATGCACAAGCGGCGGAAACCAGCATTCATTAACCGCGAAAATCGGTTGTTTCGACCAATCCTGAAAGCTTAAGCATTGCGTTAATGGTTAGCTGGGTTTGGTATTATCCGTTTCTACCGGCGTATCAGCTTTGCCTGAATTTTTAACCTCGCCGTCGCGTAACCACGCCTGGGTAATGGGCGATTCCTGGCTGAACTCGCGAATAAAGATACCCCAAAAAGCGTTAAACAGCGCCGCCACGAGAGGACCCATAACAAAGCCGTTGATACCAAACATTGCGAGGCCGCCCAAGGTAGACAGCAACACAATGTAATCTGGCAGTTTGGTGTCGCGCCCAACCAGAATCGGACGTAATACGTTATCGGCAAGACCAATCACCACAACTCCGAAAGCGGTCAATATCAACGCTTGAACCACATCGCCTATGGCAGCCAAGTAAATAGCGGCAGGCACCCACACCAGTGCCGCACCCACCGCCGGTAACAACGACACAATGGCCATCACCACACCCCAAAGAAGCGCGCCCTGAATACCCAGAATCCAAAAAATCAGGCCGCCCATGGCGCCTTGAATAATAGCAATCAGCAGATTTCCTTTTACCGTTGCCCGGGTAACTTCGGCAAACTTGGCAAACAGCAGGCGCTCACGCTCGTCTCCCAGCGGCAGGGCCCGGATCAGAAGCTCTACCAGGCTTACGCCATCGCGAAGCAAAAAGAACGCCAGATACACCATCAGTGCCAGGCCAAGAAAAAACTGGAAGGTATTCTGACCCAGCCCTAACGCCTGCTTGCCCAGAAACTGGCTGCCGCTGACCACCAGATTAACAGCGCGATCACGCAGTCCAGCGAAACTAACGTCAAACTGCGCCAGAAAAGCCTGAATGGCCGGGAACGACTGATTCACCTGGTCGATATACTCGCCAGGGCGCACGTCGCCGTCCTGGATTTTCTGATACAGGCTGATGCCCTCTGCCACCAGGGAAGTCACCAACAGCAGCACGGGAATGACCACAATGACCATGCACAGAAACAGGGTAATCAATGCGTTGGTGTTGGGACGGTCACCAAAGCGCCGTGCCAGTTTCAGCTGAACCGGATGAAAAATCAGAGCGATGGCCACCGCCCAGAATATCGGCCCAAAAAAAGGCTTCATCAGCAATATAAAGGCGACTGAGACCCCAATCAGCATGGCCAGAAAGGCGCGTGTTTCAAGTTTTGCGTACATAGTGATCCAAACTCTCCTTGTTGCGGACCTAAGCCTACCACGGCACCATAGGCGCGGGGATAGCTAGCTGTTTGTCGTGGTTTATTAAAAAACTGTCATTATTGCGAGCCAAATCAGTGCAAGTGGACACATTTACCGAAGACACCGCGCTAGACGCCGTTGTTGAGTTGCAGCGAGTGCTGGCAGCGCGCACCCATCGCCGCATAGTGCTGGGGCAGGAAGTTACAGTGCCCGGCCAGCTGGGTGCAGCGCTGAATTTGCCTCGCACCGTAAACCGATTGCGAAGCAGGCAGGCTCGCCTGCGTGAACAGGGCCTGGAAGATTTTCAGCAACTTTGGGTTACCCTGTCGATACAAACACGCGAGAAAGTATTGCGGGCAATCGGCTGGTACAAACCACAGGAATTAAGCTGGGACGACAAACGTTCCAATCGTCTCCCCGGGCCTGACAAGGGCGTCTGACACCCCTTTTTTGACATCCGCGGACAACTACCTACGGGCCAGCCCTCATTTTTGCGTATTAAAGCAGCAACAAAACCGTTATAATCCGTTCACATCACGCATTGCACGTCAATGCTTTACCTTTCGAATTCCGAGTACATCAATGTCTGAAATGTCTTTTGCCGAACTGGGGCTTGATCCTGCCGTTCTTGAAGCGGTGACCGCCGTTGGCTATGAAACCCCCACACCCATACAAGCGCAATCTATTCCTGCGCTCTTATCCGGCCGCCATTTGCTGGGTGTAGCCCAGACAGGCACCGGTAAAACCGCCGCCTTTGCTTTACCGCTGCTAAGCCGGGTTGACCCAAGCATCAACGCGCCGCAGATTCTGGTTCTGGCGCCTACCCGTGAGCTGGCCATTCAAGTGGCTGAGGCGTTTTCTACTTACGCCAGCAAGATCCCTAATTTTCACGTACTGCCTATTTATGGCGGTCAAGATTTTTTCCCGCAGATTAAAGGCCTGCGCCGCGGAGCCCACGTTATTGTTGGCACCCCTGGCCGTATGCTGGACCACCTGCGCAAAGGCACCCTGAAGCTGGACAACCTGAAAGCTCTGGTGCTGGACGAAGCCGACGAAATGCTGCGCATGGGCTTTATTGACGACGTTGAAGCGATTCTGTCGAAAACCCCAGACAACTGCCAGCGTGCCCTGTTCTCGGCCACCATGCCGCCGCAAATCAAGAAGGTTGCTCAGACCTACCTGAAAGATGCGGTTGAAGTGCGTATCGAAAGCGCAAGCCGCACGGTTGATGCTATCTCCCAGTATGTATTGCCGGTGTACGCTGAGCGCAAGCTTGACGCCCTGACCCGCATTCTGGAAGTAGAGCCGTTTGATGCGGCGATCATTTTTGTCCGCACCAAGGCCGAAACCATCGTATTGGCGGAAAAGCTGGCTGCTCGCGGCCACGCTGTGGCGCCCTTGAACGGCGATCTGAACCAACGTCAGCGCGAGCAGACGGTTGAAGATCTGAAACGTAGCAAGAAAGACATCGTGGTAGCCACAGACGTTGCTGCCCGTGGTCTGGACGTTCCGCGCATCACACACGTGATCAACTACGACGTACCCTACGACACCGAAGCCTATATTCACCGCATTGGTCGTACTGGCCGTGCCGGCCGTGATGGCAAAGCCATTTTGTTGGTAACGCCCCGCGAGCGTAGCTGGCTGCGCACTCTGGAGCGCGCTACCAATTCAACGATGGAAGCCTACGAGCTGCCCTCGCCGGCGGCGCTGCAGAAAATGCGCGTAGATCAGTTTGAAAGCCAACTGGTAGGTTTTGCGGAAGATCGCAAACTGAGCAAAGCAATGGCGATGCTGGACGATATCGCTGAGCGCAACGAGATGGACGTTTCCATGATTGCAGGCGCTCTGGCGTGCATGCTGGAAGCCACGCAGCCAGGTTCGTTGCCGCTGGAACAGCCTGAAGCGTTGCCAGCGGTATCAACCACGCAGCCAAATCGTGACCGCAAAGCCGGTCGCCCTGGCGAATTCCGCAAGGGCCCGAAGCCTGGCAGCTACAATAAGCGGCCGAGTGGCGGCGCGCCAGGCGGCAAAGGCAAGTTTGCTGGCAAGCCCGCTGGCAAGCGTCCGCCGCGTCAGTCTGACGCCAAGCGCTGATACACTACGAAGCTGTAGTTGTAAGGATTGTTGTCGGACGCGGAGAAATCTTCGCGTCCGATTTCGTTCCACTCCTTCCAGTTCACCTCCGGAAAGTAAGCATCGCCCTCCACGTTAGCGTGCACCAGGGTCATGTAAATCCGATCCACCAGCAGTAACGCCTCGGCGTAGATTTGCCCGCCGCCAATCACCATCACTTCTTCAATTCCGTCCAGCTCAGCCTGTGCTTCGGCTTTTTTTAGTGCTGCCTGCAAGCTTATGGCTGCTGTGGTGCCTGCCGGGGCCTGCCATTCTTCATTGCGTGTGATAACCACGTTCATGCGCCCAGGCAAGGGGCGACCGATAGAATCCCAGGTTTTACGGCCCATGATGATAGGCTTACCCATGGTGGCCTGTTTGAAGTATTTCAGGTCGCCAGGCAGGTACCATGGCAGGTTGTTGTTACGGCCGATGACGCGATTTTGAGCCATGGCGACGATAAGTGCTTTTTGCATGGTGGTTTCCTTTTTTAACACGGAAAGCTAGCTCAACTATTAAATAGCAATCGGTGCTTTTATTCCGGGATATGGCTCGTAGCCTTCAAACTCAAAATCGTCCAGATCGTAACCGAAGATGGAGTAAGGCTTGCGCTTGATCACCAGCTTTGGCAAAGCCCTTGGTTCGCGCTTGAGTTGCTCGAACACGATGTCGTCAGTCAGGTGATTGCTATACAGATGGCAATCGCCAAAAGTGTGTACGAACTCACCAACGTCCAGATCGCACTGCTGGGCGATCATGTGGGTGAGCAAGGCATAGGAGGCGATGTTAAAGGGTACGCCCAGGAACAGATCGGCGCTGCGCTGGTAGAGCTGGCAGGAGAGTTTGCCGTCGTTGACATAAAACTGGAACAGGCAGTGGCACGGGGCCAGTGCCATGCGGCCCTGGCGCACGTTATCTTGCGGGCCGATGGATTCGTCGGGCAGTTCGGCCGGGTTCCAGGCGGAGACGATCAGGCGGCGGGAATTGGGTTTTTGGCGAATCTGGTCAATCAGGTCACTGATCTGGTCAATCACGCGGCCGTCGTGGCACTGCCAGCTGCGCCATTGTTTGCCGTAGATGGGCCCCAAATCGCCGTTATCCAGAGCCCATTCGTTCCAGATGTTGACTTTGCGTTCGGTCAGCCAGCTGTTGTCGGTGGAGCCCTGCAGGAACCACAGCAGTTCCTGGATGATGCTGCGCAGGTGGATCTTTTTCGTGGTGACCAGGGGAAAACCTTGCTGCAGATTGAAGCGAACCTGGCGGCCGAATACCGAGCGGGTGCCTACACCGGTGCGGTCACCGCGGTCGCTGCCGTTGTCGACAATGTCTTGCATCAGGTCCAGGTAGGCTTTCATACGGCGTTTCTCCGGTAGGCGATGGTCATCAGAATCAGGCCAGCAATAACCATGGGCAGTGACAGCGCTTGTCCCATGGTAAGCCAGTCAAAAGCCAGGTAGCCCAGCTGGGCGTCGGGCTGGCGCACAAATTCCACCGCAAAGCGAAACACGCCATAACAAATCAGGAACAGACCAGATACCGCCATACGCGGCCTGGGTTTGGCCGAGAACCACCATAGGATAATGAAGAATAAAACGCCTTCGAGGGCAAACTGATAAAGCTGGGAGGGGTGTCGAGCCAACGCGTCTGGCGCTTGCGGAAAGACCATGCCCCAGGGCACATCCGTGGGTTTGCCCCAGAGCTCGCCGTTGATAAAATTGCCGATGCGCCCTGCTCCCAGGCCTACGGGCACCAGTGGCGCGACAAAATCGGTCATGCGCCAGAAACCTGCGCCTATTTTACAGCCGTACCACCACATGCCCAGCATGACACCTAGCAGGCCGCCGTGGAATGACATGCCGCCTTCCCACACCCGCAGCAGCCACAAAGGGTCCGCAAGAAACACGTCAAAATTGTAAAAGATGACATAGCCAAAACGGCCACCCAAAATAACTCCAAGCGCCAGATAGAACAGCAGGTCGCCCACCTGTTCTTCGTTAACAGGCGACCAGGGTTTGCGGCTGCGTATGCGCCCCAGCCACCAGCCGGCGGCAAAGCCGACCAGGTAGGTCAAGCCATACCAATATACTTTCAATGGCCCGACGGCAATGGCCACTGGGTCGATTTTCGGATATTGCAACATTGTAGTCCCTTAACTCAGTAAAAAGCGGAGGCCGATCAGCACCAGCATAATGGCGAAGATGCGTTTCAATAGGAGGGCGTTGAGGCGGTGGGCCAGATTGGCACCCACACGGGCAAAAATCACGCTGGTCAGTATGACCCCAAACATCGCCGGCAGATAAATAAAGCCAAGGCTGTGCGGTGGCAGCTCCGGATCACCCCAGCCAGTCCACAGGTTGCCCAGAGCTCCTGCCAGCGCAATGGGCAGGCCGCAGGCCGCGGATATGCCGACGGCATGCTGCATTTTAATGTTACAGCGGCTTAGGTAGGGCACGGTCAATGTGCCGCCGCCGATTCCAAAGATGGCCGAGGCCCAGCCAATAACAGCGCCAGCCACACTCAGACCCTTTTTACCTGGCACAGATCGATCTGGTTTGGGGTTGAAGCCAAGCAACATTTTTATCGCCACCACGATCACAAATACGCCAATGATCAGTTCCAGCGCTGGCCCGCTAAGCAGTGATGCGGTCCAGGCGCCGATTAAAGCGCCAAATACGATGCCTATGGTCATTGCCCGGAAAATGTCCCAGCGAATTGCGCCGTGAACATGATGTGAGCGTATCGAGCTTAACGAAGTAAACACGATGGTGGCCAGCGAGGTCCCCACCGCCATGTGGGCGGCAATATCGGGGCTGAAGCCCTGGGCACCGAAGCTGAAGATCAATACCGGCACGATAACCAGGCCGCCACCAATGCCAAACAGGCCAGCTAGAGTGCCCGCCAGCGCTCCCAAGGCAAGGTACAGCGAAAAAAGCATGATGAATGACATTGCAGCGCACACCGCCGTTACATTTATGGACGGGTATGATACACCTTGTGAAAACAAGGCTCCATTGCGCCAACCGGCTGTATACACATCGTTAAGGAAATAACGCGGCTATGTGTCTGATTGCGTTTACTCTAGGCCAGAACCGAAACTTTCCGCTGGTGGTCGCTGCTAACCGGGATGAATTTTTCAACCGGCCCACGGCCGCCATGGACTGGTGGCCAAGTGCCCGCCATGCGCTGGTTTCAGAGCAGGTTCTGGCAGGCCGGGATCTCCAGGCCGGCGGTACCTGGCTAGCGGTCAGCGCCAGCGGTGTGGTCAGCGCAGTCACCAATGTGCGCGAAGGCAGCCCGGAAGACGGCACTGTAAGCCGCGGTGATTTGCCTCTGCGCGCCTTACATCAATCGCCCCAGGCCTTGCGCAAGCACCTGACCGATAACGCCAGCCGCTATTCCGGTTTTAATCTGGTTAGGCTCGAGGCCGGCCAAGAGCGCGCAGCCGGCCCCGGCGGCTGGTATTTCAGCAACCGCGACGCTCACCCGGGGCGCAGCCTGCACCGCGGCAGCTACGGCGTCAGCAATCATCTGTTGCAAACGCCCTGGCCCAAACTGTTGCGTCTGCGCCAAGGTGTCACCAACGCCGTCGTCGCAGCCGGTGAAGACAGCGAACCTTTGCATCAGGCGCTCATCAATCACCTGGTTGACTCTACGCCGGCCCCGGACCACCTGCTGCCCCGCACCGGGGTGAGTCTTGATACCGAGCGGATGCTATCACCGGCGTTCATTAACGGCGAGCATTACGGCACCCGCGTAACCACGGTGGTGACTGTGGCCGCCAGTGGCGAAATACGAGTTACCGAGCAAACCTGGCAACCCGGCGGCAAACTGGGTGAATGTCGGCAAATGTGCTGGCAGCAGTAGCCCTTAAGCTCTGTTATAATTCGCCGGAAAATGCATCTAGTGCCCCGTCTGGCGGCATTATTCGATTCGATCACAGCGGAGGCATTTATGGCTGGCAAAAAAAACACCGCGGCTGCCGCGACAAAAGCACCCTCGTTGAGTGGCTTTGAGAAATCCCTGGAGGAGCTGGAACAGCTGGTGCGTGATCTGGAGCACGGCGAATTAACACTGGAGCAATCGCTGTCCACCTTCGAGCGTGGCGTCGGCCTTACCCGTGATTGCCAACAAGCCCTGAAAAGTGCCGAGCAGCGGGTCGAAATGCTGGTACAAAACGGCGATGGCAGTCTGGAAACCCGACCTTTTCATGAACACAGTAATGATCAAAGTAACGAGCAGAGTAATGAACAGAGCGATCAGAGCAGCAATTCGTGAACACGGCCACCCGCTTTCCAGCCAATGCGTTTTTGCAACACTGCCGCGCTGAGATTGACCAGCAGCTAGCCGATTATATGGATCAGGCCAGCGCATCCCAGCGCCTGCGAGACACCATGCGTTATGGCCTGTTGGGCGGTGGCAAGCGCATTCGCCCGGCGCTTTGTCTGGCCGCTGCCGAAGCCGTTGGCGGTCAGCGCCAAATCGCGCTGGCACCGGCCTGTGCTCTGGAGATGATTCACGCTTACTCGCTGATGCACGATGATTTACCGGCCATGGACAACGATAATCTGCGCCGCGGCCGCGCCACCGCGCACATCGCATTCGACGAATCTTCGGCCATACTTGCGGGTGACGCTCTTCAGGCAGAGGCGTTTCGAGTACTGGCTGCAGCGCCCGAGTTAAGCGCCGAGGTCAAACTGGCGATGATAAAAGCCTTGGCGAACGCCTGCGGGGCAAACGGCATGGTGGGCGGGCAGGCTATTGATCTGGAGTCGGTGGCACGAACCCTGACTCTGGAACAGCTAGAGAACATGCACCGCCATAAAACCGGCGCTCTGATTGAAGCCAGCGTGTATCTTGGCGCCCTGGCCGGTGGCGTAACAGGCGCCGCGTTGCTAAACGCCCTGGCTCGTTACGCCCGCGCGCTGGGGCTGGCGTTTCAGGTGCAGGATGATTTGCTGGACATAGAAGGCGATACCGCGGTGATTGGCAAAACCCAAGGCTCTGATATCGCCCGTAGCAAACCCACCTACCCCGCACTGTTAGGGCCGGAAGGCGCGCGCGAACACTTGGCAAGGCTGCTAGCCGAGGCTCACGACAGCCTGGAGGGGCTTGGCATTCAGGCCGACGCCCTACACGCCATGGCAGATTACGTAGTGGCTCGAAGCCACTAATAGCCACAAAGCAAATGCCCGCGTAACATCCCGGGCATTGAGTCGCTCCCGCTACGAGGCGCACACTGCGGGATAAACACTTGGCAAACGACAAGGCGCGGCGCTGATACAACCAGACGATACAGCGTATAAAACTACAACCCTTGCCGATTATGCAAAAAAGAACCGAGCAGATGCAGGACACAATGATTTTCAGGGAAATTCCCTTACAGCGACCCAATACCCCCATGCTGGACCGTATTGGCTCGCCGGCAGACATGCGTCAGTTACCCGCCGACCAGCTCACTCAGCTGGCACGGGAGCTGCGGTCGTTTCTGTTGTGGTCGGTGGGCACGACAGGCGGCCACTTTGGCGCCGGACTGGGCGTACTGGAGCTAACGGTTGCCCTGCACTATGTGTTCAACACGCCGGAAGACCGCCTGGTTTGGGACGTGGGCCATCAGGCCTACCCCCATAAAATCTTGACCGGTCGCCGCGAACAGATGGGCAGTATTCGCCGCAAAAACGGCCTGGCAGGGTTCCCCAAACGCACTGAAAGCCCTTACGACACCTTTGGCGTAGGTCATTCCAGCACTTCTATCAGCGCCGCCCTGGGCATGGCCATTGCCGCCAGCCAGCAAGGGCTGAAACGCAAGAGTATCGCGGTGATTGGTGATGGCGCCATGACCGCCGGCATGGCCTTTGAGGCACTGAATCACGCCGGCCATCTGAAGGCCGATATGCTGGTGATTCTAAACGACAACGACATGTCGATTTCCCGCAACGTGGGTGGGCTGTCCAATTATTTTGCCAAACTGTTGTCCAGTCGCACTTACCATCAAATGCGCGACAGCAGCAAAAAAGTGCTGGAGATAGCACCGGGCCTGCGCGAGCTGGCGAAAAAAACCGAAGAACACTTTAAAGGCATGATTGCTCCGGGCACCCTGTTTGAAGAACTGGGTTTTAATTACATCGGTCCCATTGACGGCCACGACCTGCCATTACTGGTAGAAACGCTGGAGAACATCCGCGAGCTCAGCGGCCCGCAGTTTCTGCACATTGTTACCACCAAAGGCAAAGGTTTTGCGCCTGCAGAAGCCGACCCGATTGGCTACCACGCCATCAACAAGATAGAACCCCTGGCTGCCAGCACCAAACCGGCGCCGGTGAAGTCGGAACCGGCGGCACCCAAATACGCCAACGTGTTTGGCCAATGGCTCTGTGATGCCGCGGCCGCGGATGAGCGGGTGATGGGCATAACCCCTGCCATGTGCGAGGGCTCTGACCTTTTGGCCTTTGCCGAGCGCTTTCCCGCGCGTTATTTTGACGTTGCCATTGCCGAGCAGCACGCTGTTACCTTGGCCGCCGGCATGGCCTGTGATGGCGCCAAACCGGTGGTGGCCATTTACTCCACCTTCTTACAGCGTGGTTACGACCAGCTTATCCACGATGTAGCCATTCAGAATCTGGACGTGCTGTTTGCCATTGACCGCGCCGGTCTGGTGGGCGAAGACGGCCCGACTCATGCCGGGGCCTTCGACATCAGCTATCTGCGTTGCATCCCCAATATGGTGTTG
This window encodes:
- a CDS encoding HDOD domain-containing protein; translation: MGGQESLSLRQLKAFQPLNRLTDDQLVLLASRAERCLFKAGKSIMKRGARDGQEFFLLAGEVELTSEDGRHGRIAAGSERAQNPIARLQPRMYDVKAIKPCEFLVIAQDVLAQMLGRAPVNQVEMHASDGDQASSEQQQLLMEFHAELRSNQVQLPSVPDVAWKVRRLVDREDTGVDQVAMAISADPAMSAKLVRACNSPLYRGFNDVRNVRETVVRLGMKTTRQLVTVFAMRDVFKSRQPVLQKHMERLWQHSREMAALCWVLADEATKINPEEAMLAGLLHDIGVVPILVHAEYHPHLFNDEDRLLAVIAELRADTGTAVLENWAFPAPFLEATRHAQDWGYASDQPQPQLVDVVIVAQMHAMIGSGQSEGLPRFDQLPAYSRLGGLELNASRSLDLLTRARSRVDEVKQLLAIR
- a CDS encoding AI-2E family transporter, translating into MYAKLETRAFLAMLIGVSVAFILLMKPFFGPIFWAVAIALIFHPVQLKLARRFGDRPNTNALITLFLCMVIVVIPVLLLVTSLVAEGISLYQKIQDGDVRPGEYIDQVNQSFPAIQAFLAQFDVSFAGLRDRAVNLVVSGSQFLGKQALGLGQNTFQFFLGLALMVYLAFFLLRDGVSLVELLIRALPLGDERERLLFAKFAEVTRATVKGNLLIAIIQGAMGGLIFWILGIQGALLWGVVMAIVSLLPAVGAALVWVPAAIYLAAIGDVVQALILTAFGVVVIGLADNVLRPILVGRDTKLPDYIVLLSTLGGLAMFGINGFVMGPLVAALFNAFWGIFIREFSQESPITQAWLRDGEVKNSGKADTPVETDNTKPS
- a CDS encoding DEAD/DEAH box helicase; protein product: MSEMSFAELGLDPAVLEAVTAVGYETPTPIQAQSIPALLSGRHLLGVAQTGTGKTAAFALPLLSRVDPSINAPQILVLAPTRELAIQVAEAFSTYASKIPNFHVLPIYGGQDFFPQIKGLRRGAHVIVGTPGRMLDHLRKGTLKLDNLKALVLDEADEMLRMGFIDDVEAILSKTPDNCQRALFSATMPPQIKKVAQTYLKDAVEVRIESASRTVDAISQYVLPVYAERKLDALTRILEVEPFDAAIIFVRTKAETIVLAEKLAARGHAVAPLNGDLNQRQREQTVEDLKRSKKDIVVATDVAARGLDVPRITHVINYDVPYDTEAYIHRIGRTGRAGRDGKAILLVTPRERSWLRTLERATNSTMEAYELPSPAALQKMRVDQFESQLVGFAEDRKLSKAMAMLDDIAERNEMDVSMIAGALACMLEATQPGSLPLEQPEALPAVSTTQPNRDRKAGRPGEFRKGPKPGSYNKRPSGGAPGGKGKFAGKPAGKRPPRQSDAKR
- a CDS encoding dihydrofolate reductase, with the protein product MQKALIVAMAQNRVIGRNNNLPWYLPGDLKYFKQATMGKPIIMGRKTWDSIGRPLPGRMNVVITRNEEWQAPAGTTAAISLQAALKKAEAQAELDGIEEVMVIGGGQIYAEALLLVDRIYMTLVHANVEGDAYFPEVNWKEWNEIGREDFSASDNNPYNYSFVVYQRLASD
- a CDS encoding thymidylate synthase: MKAYLDLMQDIVDNGSDRGDRTGVGTRSVFGRQVRFNLQQGFPLVTTKKIHLRSIIQELLWFLQGSTDNSWLTERKVNIWNEWALDNGDLGPIYGKQWRSWQCHDGRVIDQISDLIDQIRQKPNSRRLIVSAWNPAELPDESIGPQDNVRQGRMALAPCHCLFQFYVNDGKLSCQLYQRSADLFLGVPFNIASYALLTHMIAQQCDLDVGEFVHTFGDCHLYSNHLTDDIVFEQLKREPRALPKLVIKRKPYSIFGYDLDDFEFEGYEPYPGIKAPIAI
- the lgt gene encoding prolipoprotein diacylglyceryl transferase, whose protein sequence is MLQYPKIDPVAIAVGPLKVYWYGLTYLVGFAAGWWLGRIRSRKPWSPVNEEQVGDLLFYLALGVILGGRFGYVIFYNFDVFLADPLWLLRVWEGGMSFHGGLLGVMLGMWWYGCKIGAGFWRMTDFVAPLVPVGLGAGRIGNFINGELWGKPTDVPWGMVFPQAPDALARHPSQLYQFALEGVLFFIILWWFSAKPRPRMAVSGLFLICYGVFRFAVEFVRQPDAQLGYLAFDWLTMGQALSLPMVIAGLILMTIAYRRNAV
- a CDS encoding sulfite exporter TauE/SafE family protein codes for the protein MLFSLYLALGALAGTLAGLFGIGGGLVIVPVLIFSFGAQGFSPDIAAHMAVGTSLATIVFTSLSSIRSHHVHGAIRWDIFRAMTIGIVFGALIGAWTASLLSGPALELIIGVFVIVVAIKMLLGFNPKPDRSVPGKKGLSVAGAVIGWASAIFGIGGGTLTVPYLSRCNIKMQHAVGISAACGLPIALAGALGNLWTGWGDPELPPHSLGFIYLPAMFGVILTSVIFARVGANLAHRLNALLLKRIFAIMLVLIGLRFLLS
- a CDS encoding NRDE family protein, with translation MCLIAFTLGQNRNFPLVVAANRDEFFNRPTAAMDWWPSARHALVSEQVLAGRDLQAGGTWLAVSASGVVSAVTNVREGSPEDGTVSRGDLPLRALHQSPQALRKHLTDNASRYSGFNLVRLEAGQERAAGPGGWYFSNRDAHPGRSLHRGSYGVSNHLLQTPWPKLLRLRQGVTNAVVAAGEDSEPLHQALINHLVDSTPAPDHLLPRTGVSLDTERMLSPAFINGEHYGTRVTTVVTVAASGEIRVTEQTWQPGGKLGECRQMCWQQ
- a CDS encoding exodeoxyribonuclease VII small subunit, which translates into the protein MAGKKNTAAAATKAPSLSGFEKSLEELEQLVRDLEHGELTLEQSLSTFERGVGLTRDCQQALKSAEQRVEMLVQNGDGSLETRPFHEHSNDQSNEQSNEQSDQSSNS
- a CDS encoding polyprenyl synthetase family protein, encoding MNTATRFPANAFLQHCRAEIDQQLADYMDQASASQRLRDTMRYGLLGGGKRIRPALCLAAAEAVGGQRQIALAPACALEMIHAYSLMHDDLPAMDNDNLRRGRATAHIAFDESSAILAGDALQAEAFRVLAAAPELSAEVKLAMIKALANACGANGMVGGQAIDLESVARTLTLEQLENMHRHKTGALIEASVYLGALAGGVTGAALLNALARYARALGLAFQVQDDLLDIEGDTAVIGKTQGSDIARSKPTYPALLGPEGAREHLARLLAEAHDSLEGLGIQADALHAMADYVVARSH
- the dxs gene encoding 1-deoxy-D-xylulose-5-phosphate synthase, with the protein product MQDTMIFREIPLQRPNTPMLDRIGSPADMRQLPADQLTQLARELRSFLLWSVGTTGGHFGAGLGVLELTVALHYVFNTPEDRLVWDVGHQAYPHKILTGRREQMGSIRRKNGLAGFPKRTESPYDTFGVGHSSTSISAALGMAIAASQQGLKRKSIAVIGDGAMTAGMAFEALNHAGHLKADMLVILNDNDMSISRNVGGLSNYFAKLLSSRTYHQMRDSSKKVLEIAPGLRELAKKTEEHFKGMIAPGTLFEELGFNYIGPIDGHDLPLLVETLENIRELSGPQFLHIVTTKGKGFAPAEADPIGYHAINKIEPLAASTKPAPVKSEPAAPKYANVFGQWLCDAAAADERVMGITPAMCEGSDLLAFAERFPARYFDVAIAEQHAVTLAAGMACDGAKPVVAIYSTFLQRGYDQLIHDVAIQNLDVLFAIDRAGLVGEDGPTHAGAFDISYLRCIPNMVLMTPSDENETRQLLHTGLVHEGPAAVRYPRGSGSGVEIDPLLHTLPLGKGRIVRERKSASGRIAILNFGTLLPRALQAAQALDATVADMRFVKPLDEDLIRQLAEQHDLLVTLEENAIAGGAGSAVCEWLNQEEITMPVLQLGLPDTFVDHGSRNQLLEECGLDATTIEHNIRGRVQRLVSQSGKAAQSS